The Alkalibacter rhizosphaerae genomic sequence GGCCTCCGTGTTCTCCACGATCTCTTTTAGAGAAAGGTTGTGGTCGATGTATTTTTTCACACGGATCACAATAAGGGTCTCAGCAATGGCGGCACTCAAGGAATCGAATACATGGATAAATTTGTTTTCGAATTGTTCCAGGTACATGTCTTTTGCGGTCATGGCGCTGTTGTAGGTGCCACTGAGTCGTGAAGATATGGTCACCACGAAGATATGTTCCCCTTCCTTGTATTTTTCAAGAAAGTGTTGGGGAGACGGACAGGCAGTTCGAATCGCACCAACAGATTTTTTCATTTTAGATATGAGGGTATCCAGAGGGAGGGTCTCATCATCGATGAGATCTTCTCCGTCGATTTGTATGGTAAAAGGTACGGTTGCATGATTGATCTCGGCTTGCTGTTCTTTTGTTAGATCACAGCTGCTCCCGACGACGATTTTGTAATCCATTTTTTCCTCCGATCGGTGCTTTTATTTTATGTAATTGTACCATAATGGATGGGAAAGATAAAGGAAGGAAAAAAAGGAAATCTTTGATATAATGTAGTCATAAGAAAGTCTTTATAGAAAGGATGAGGGGTCATGTCAATCACGATCGATACCAAACATGGTGTTATTCGAGAGGAAGAGTTTCTAGGATTGTGGAGCCAGATTCAGGATTCGGAAAAAGCGCTGAAGGGGAAGACCGGAGCAGGAGCGGATTATCTCGGTTGGTTGGATTATCCGGTCAGCTACGACAAGGGTGAATTTCAGCGCATTGAAAAAGCGGCATCCTTTATTCGCAGCAAATGCGAGGCATTTATAATCATAGGCATCGGCGGATCTTACCTGGGTTCAAAGGCCATGATCGATGCGTTGTCGCCTTTTTTCGCCAATGAACGGGATGAGGTCCAGCCGAAGATCTATTTCGCAGGCCAAAACATCAGCGGCAAGTATCATGACGACTTGATCCGCCTGGTGAAAGACAAGGATGTGATGATCAATGTCATTTCCAAATCCGGGACCACGACGGAACCGGCCATTGCTTTTCGACTATTCAAAAATCTTTTGGAAGAAAAATATGGAGCGGAAGGTGCCAGGGATCGGATCTATGTCACCACCGATGCAAAAAAAGGAGCATTGAAAGAACTGGCCATGGCACAGGGATATGAGACCTTCGTCATACCGGACGATGTTGGTGGCCGTTACTCGGTACATACCGCTG encodes the following:
- a CDS encoding DegV family protein, coding for MDYKIVVGSSCDLTKEQQAEINHATVPFTIQIDGEDLIDDETLPLDTLISKMKKSVGAIRTACPSPQHFLEKYKEGEHIFVVTISSRLSGTYNSAMTAKDMYLEQFENKFIHVFDSLSAAIAETLIVIRVKKYIDHNLSLKEIVENTEAYIKEMKTMFVLENLDNLIKNGRMSKLTGMFAQFLHIKPILAADGLGEIKLVEKSRGTKKALKKMVELIGSEGSDFSDRIFGVVHCNALEKAHYVKDMVMEKYNFQDVIVTEAQGLSAVYMDDGGIVVAF